One genomic region from Aliarcobacter cryaerophilus ATCC 43158 encodes:
- a CDS encoding DegT/DnrJ/EryC1/StrS family aminotransferase, giving the protein MTNSYPLATSTWDEKELEAIQSVINRDMYTMGESVASFEKDFCKFTGSKYVVMVSSGSTANLIATAALFYTKNPKLKRGDEVIVPAVSWSTTYYPLYQYGLKLKFVDIDLETLNYDLDALKEVITENTKMIMVVNLLGNPNDFDKIFEMIKDKDIIVLEDNCESMGAEYKGKQAGTFGIMGTFSTFFSHHMATMEGGFVVTDDEELYHILLSLRAHGWTRNLPKENKVCTKSEDWFEESFRFVLPGYNVRPVEMSGAIGIEQLKKLPNFLAKRRENAKLFQELFSNHPDFIIQKDICNSSWFGFSLIIKPTSKLKRVDIVKKLIDAKIDCRPIVTGNFTRNDVMKYFDYEIHGELKNADYLHKNGLFVGNHQIGLEDEIKYLAEVLN; this is encoded by the coding sequence ATGACAAATAGCTATCCATTAGCAACATCAACATGGGATGAAAAAGAATTAGAAGCGATTCAAAGTGTAATAAACAGAGATATGTACACTATGGGTGAAAGTGTAGCTTCTTTTGAAAAAGATTTTTGTAAGTTTACAGGAAGTAAATATGTTGTTATGGTAAGTTCTGGTTCAACTGCAAACTTAATAGCAACGGCTGCACTTTTTTATACAAAAAATCCAAAACTCAAACGAGGTGATGAAGTAATAGTTCCTGCTGTTTCATGGTCAACTACATACTATCCACTTTATCAATATGGACTTAAATTAAAGTTTGTAGATATTGATTTAGAAACTTTAAACTATGATTTAGATGCTTTAAAAGAAGTGATTACAGAAAATACAAAAATGATAATGGTAGTAAATCTTTTAGGTAATCCAAACGATTTTGATAAAATTTTTGAAATGATAAAAGATAAAGATATTATTGTTTTAGAAGATAATTGTGAATCTATGGGTGCTGAATACAAAGGTAAACAAGCGGGTACTTTTGGAATAATGGGAACATTTTCAACATTCTTCTCTCATCATATGGCAACTATGGAAGGTGGATTTGTAGTTACTGATGATGAAGAACTTTATCATATTTTACTATCTCTTAGAGCTCATGGTTGGACAAGAAACTTACCTAAAGAAAACAAAGTATGTACAAAAAGTGAAGATTGGTTTGAAGAGTCATTTAGATTTGTACTTCCAGGATACAATGTACGACCAGTAGAGATGAGTGGAGCAATAGGAATAGAACAACTTAAAAAACTTCCAAATTTTTTAGCTAAAAGAAGAGAAAATGCAAAACTTTTCCAAGAGTTATTTTCGAATCATCCTGATTTTATTATTCAAAAAGATATTTGTAATAGTTCATGGTTTGGATTTTCGCTTATCATTAAACCTACTTCAAAACTTAAAAGAGTTGATATAGTTAAAAAGCTTATTGATGCAAAAATAGATTGTAGACCAATAGTAACTGGAAATTTTACTAGAAATGATGTAATGAAATATTTTGATTATGAAATACATGGTGAACTTAAAAATGCTGATTATTTACATAAAAATGGATTGTTTGTTGGTAATCATCAGATTGGTTTGGAAGATGAGATTAAGTATTTAGCAGAGGTACTAAATTGA